A window from Mytilus galloprovincialis chromosome 8, xbMytGall1.hap1.1, whole genome shotgun sequence encodes these proteins:
- the LOC143085528 gene encoding uncharacterized protein LOC143085528, with product MVEDKSVLLCLLGLLSTSYAFDVPKRNCELKPVDESFAKYMDNPGITLNEFYFKMKNYSQDPLYHNTGENYKLWRWHRTRTQHGRTLLMLSFHYDVLSMTILTIGVEPSEVLLQDNPFGCFGNITVDERGDLLRELILNDFYVTKKTSSQIEYESHTMRVVFACNSVVKNYHGYGKFINRCCNLEPNGQLLCTDQVEDAWITLLYVCITLVKVMVFLFGPLMIPSHMYDVSYMASQYVVKLQQELKMKLFVTESAQTSVRYKTRLTIQDISEWTKFQEVLGQFPMDEVIPIKIQELKIKVKGKRVIPENEPPTGLLRTLFDNLVRCKVKTLDPFNECCDRSVYAKFEPQFKHKCTWHMCAQTFIRVLMVFLIPIPFYMRIFLYYQFEEGELLNRRNFSKSQGLSEYYDFYRTNIIQHLSPTHGIFIAAYVFYFLAFVSIALPSKRVSEKVKSIARCSFQDMLNVERTSVLQVLLRIGLWPFKNWGLLALLTAPVYTCVMAPACSLIFAVYCLPTVYLTYRLFYHARNKIDYKEQNVDDESPLITRKPSVVKIKKIKKNITKIDKTVHKRLMSISENEEHIFPCTWGSGTIYNLRRFMVQILVGVFCVSCLYSFILLAVEATGIFVEIMAFTMMGIIVNAGSTLRYVSMALLVLVYMHDCYNNVYESYLTFNKAVIDDIMDRVEDLKTVASLPSSMQESIGFTVKPVEAVDRIPTAFMFDKTEPRWRIGHLLLFLDSFDTPRIPLRLFKKLCEVRVHGAPGPVYINLLRATGKFFIIVVFLFFVMIVVMAFGNVHQISSTNQTLATLAGGFVPMLLKNILPRKSVKLNLKTLSFKGQIDEVICEFKQNWPVCDLVIEKDEPEPKNDDEDQTSDIADEKIGSPELKRKKSCESILDAKPEDKEKEKEKEKPKENILEKYMKENAEWKNKDKDKKDGNGTDDSARNSIVDENFVDLFVDLSVAETSVPWQMHGSTESIASASMLPDSDFVTMESSFTDTMPQITVVNGDRI from the coding sequence ATGGTAGAAGACAAATCAGTTTTGCTATGCTTACTTGGACTGTTGTCGACTTCATACGCATTTGATGTACCAAAAAGAAACTGTGAACTGAAGCCTGTTGATGAGAGCTTTGCTAAATATATGGATAATCCTGGAATAACattgaatgaattttatttcaaaatgaagaACTATTCTCAAGATCCTTTATATCATAATACGGGAGAGAATTATAAACTTTGGCGGTGGCATCGAACTAGAACTCAGCATGGACGCACTTTACTCATGTTATCGTTTCATTATGATGTTCTTTCAATGACAATATTAACTATCGGTGTAGAACCTTCAGAAGTGCTACTGCAAGACAACCCGTTTGGTTGTTTCGGTAACATAACAGTTGATGAAAGGGGGGATTTATTACGAGAGCTAATACTCAATGACTTTTATGTTACTAAGAAAACTAGTTCTCAGATTGAATATGAATCTCATACAATGAGAGTTGTGTTTGCATGTAACTCTGTTGTCAAAAATTACCACGGGTATGGAAAGTTTATAAATAGATGTTGTAATTTAGAACCTAACGGACAGCTATTGTGTACTGATCAAGTAGAAGACGCTTGGATAACTTTGTTATATGTCTGCATAACGCTTGTAAAAGTTATGGTATTTTTATTTGGGCCGCTTATGATACCGAGTCATATGTATGATGTGTCCTACATGGCATCACAGTATGTTGTTAAACTTCAACAGGAACTTAAAATGAAGTTGTTTGTCACCGAAAGTGCTCAGACTTCTGTACGATACAAAACAAGATTAACAATACAAGATATATCAGAATGGACCAAATTCCAAGAAGTGTTAGGGCAATTTCCCATGGATGAAGTTATTCCAATCAAAATTcaagaattgaaaataaaagttaaaggaaAACGAGTAATTCCAGAAAACGAACCTCCAACGGGTCTATTGAGAACCCTTTTTGATAATCTAGTGCGATGTAAGGTTAAAACCTTGGACCCATTTAACGAATGTTGTGACCGTAGTGTGTATGCCAAGTTTGAACCGCAGTTTAAGCATAAATGTACTTGGCACATGTGCGCTCAGACTTTTATCCGAGTACTTATGGTATTTTTAATACCTATTCCATTTTATATGAGAATATTTCTGTATTATCAGTTCGAAGAAGGGGAGCTTTTAAATCGACGTAATTTTTCAAAATCCCAAGGTTTATCTGAATATTATGACTTttacagaacaaatattattcaACATTTATCACCGACACATGGTATATTTATCGCTGcttatgtgttttattttctagctTTTGTTTCCATCGCACTTCCAAGTAAGAGAGTGAGTGAAAAAGTCAAATCAATCGCGCGATGCTCATTTCAAGACATGCTTAATGTTGAAAGAACCAGTGTTCTTCAAGTATTGCTTAGAATTGGACTATGGCCCTTCAAAAACTGGGGTCTACTCGCCTTATTAACGGCACCTGTGTACACATGTGTGATGGCGCCAGCATGTTCTTTAATCTTTGCAGTCTATTGCTTACCGACTGTTTATTTAACATACAGACTTTTCTATCATGCTAGAAATAAAATTGACTACAAAGAACAAAATGTGGACGACGAATCGCCATTGATAACACGTAAACCGAGTGTggttaaaattaagaaaataaaaaagaacataacGAAAATAGACAAAACGGTTCATAAACGGCTAATGTCAATATCAGAAAATGAAGAACATATATTTCCTTGTACATGGGGAAGTGGGACAATTTATAACCTTCGGAGATTTATGGTTCAGATTTTAGTAGGTGTTTTTTGTGTATCGTGTTTATACTCATTTATTTTATTGGCTGTAGAGGCAACTGGTATATTTGTAGAAATAATGGCGTTTACCATGATGGGCATCATAGTTAATGCTGGGAGTACTTTACGATACGTTTCAATGGCATTGTTAGTCTTAGTGTATATGCATGATTGCTATAATAatgtttatgaaagttatttGACGTTCAATAAAGCCGTTATAGATGATATCATGGACCGAGTAGAAGATCTTAAAACGGTTGCTAGTTTGCCATCCAGTATGCAAGAAAGCATTGGATTTACTGTGAAGCCGGTTGAGGCAGTTGATCGAATTCCAACTGCATTTATGTTTGACAAAACCGAACCAAGATGGCGAATAGGCCATCTTTTATTGTTTTTGGATTCATTTGACACTCCGAGAATACCACTTCGACTTTTTAAAAAGTTGTGTGAAGTGAGGGTACATGGAGCTCCTGGACCAGTGTATATAAATTTACTTCGAGCAACTGGtaaattttttattatagtgGTGTTTTTATTCTTTGTTATGATTGTGGTCATGGCATTTGGGAACGTGCATCAAATCTCATCAACCAATCAAACGCTAGCTACACTAGCTGGCGGGTTTGTTCCGATGCTTTTGAAAAACATTTTACCTCGTAAATCTGTAAAATTAAACCTTAAGACTTTGAGCTTTAAGGGGCAGATAGATGAAGTTATTTGCGAATTTAAACAAAATTGGCCAGTTTGTGATCTGGTGATTGAAAAAGACGAACCAGAACCGAAAAATGACGATGAAGACCAGACTAGTGATATTGCTGATGAAAAAATTGGAAGTCCAGAATTGAAGCGTAAAAAAAGCTGTGAATCTATTTTAGATGCCAAGCCGGAAGACAAGGAAAAAGAAAAGGAGAAAGAAAAaccaaaagaaaacattttagaaaagtaCATGAAAGAGAACGCTGAGTGGAAAAATAAAGACAAAGATAAGAAAGACGGCAATGGAACAGACGATAGTGCACGCAATTCAATAGTAGACGAGAATTTTGTTGATCTGTTCGTCGATCTCAGTGTAGCCGAAACATCAGTACCATGGCAGATGCATGGCTCCACAGAATCGATAGCTTCTGCTTCAATGCTCCCCGACTCGGACTTTGTAACAATGGAATCCTCATTTACAGATACAATGCCACAAATCACAGTAGTT